Proteins from a genomic interval of Qipengyuania sp. JC766:
- a CDS encoding aminopeptidase P family protein: MLMQTHEARLSALREELKRRDLDGFVVPISDEHMSEYIGSYAQRLAWLTGFGGSAGSAIVLRDRAAMFTDGRYTVQVREQVDGAHYDYCQIPGESMSAWLKDHAPEGARIAYDPWLHTQGWVDDLSAALKRKRIELVPVADNPVDAVWDDRPQPSSAQAVVHEDRYAGRNSSEKRAEVADWLKKEGHDATVISALDSIAWLLNIRGSDVDRTPVALSYVVAKADGTAELFIAREKITPELERHLGNAVTIRERSEFESALGELSGKSVAVDPDFGVAAIHQLLRDAGATPVVARDPAILPKAIKTPAEQQGHRDAQARDGAAVAQFLHWLSEEAPKGSETELSACAKLREFREATGALRDQSFDTISAAGPHAAIPHYRVDEESNLPIEPGSIFLCDSGGQYLDGTTDITRTVWIGPGEPGAEQRDRFTRVLKGHIALAQARFPDGTPGGALDSFARQFLWQAGIDYGHGTGHGVGSYLGVHEGPQRIAKASGPQPGTGEPLRAGMILSNEPGYYKAGHYGIRIENLVLVVEQEIENGEGTSLGFETLTFVPIDRTLVDRSLLTESEIEWWNSYHAQVRDILAPQLEGDALAWVEEACKPL; the protein is encoded by the coding sequence ATGTTGATGCAAACCCACGAAGCCCGCCTTTCCGCCTTGCGCGAGGAATTGAAGCGGCGCGATCTCGACGGGTTCGTCGTCCCGATCAGCGACGAGCACATGTCCGAATATATCGGCAGCTACGCCCAGCGTCTCGCTTGGCTCACGGGCTTCGGCGGGTCCGCGGGCAGCGCCATCGTCCTGCGCGACCGGGCCGCCATGTTCACCGACGGACGCTACACCGTGCAGGTCCGCGAACAGGTGGACGGAGCGCATTACGACTATTGCCAGATCCCGGGCGAAAGCATGTCGGCCTGGCTCAAGGACCATGCGCCCGAAGGTGCGCGGATCGCCTACGATCCCTGGCTGCACACCCAAGGGTGGGTGGACGACCTTTCCGCCGCGCTCAAGCGCAAGCGGATCGAACTGGTACCGGTGGCCGACAACCCGGTGGACGCGGTATGGGACGATCGTCCGCAGCCCTCGAGTGCGCAGGCGGTCGTTCATGAAGATCGCTATGCCGGGCGCAACAGCTCGGAAAAGCGGGCCGAGGTGGCCGACTGGCTGAAGAAGGAGGGCCATGACGCGACTGTCATTTCAGCGCTCGATTCGATCGCCTGGCTGCTCAATATCCGCGGAAGCGACGTGGACCGGACCCCGGTGGCGCTGTCCTATGTCGTCGCGAAGGCCGACGGAACGGCCGAGCTGTTCATCGCGCGCGAGAAGATCACGCCCGAACTGGAACGCCACCTGGGCAATGCGGTGACGATCCGCGAGCGGTCCGAATTCGAAAGCGCGCTGGGCGAACTTTCCGGCAAGAGCGTGGCGGTCGATCCCGATTTCGGCGTCGCAGCGATTCACCAGTTGCTGCGCGATGCCGGCGCGACTCCGGTGGTGGCGCGCGATCCCGCGATCCTGCCCAAGGCGATCAAGACCCCGGCCGAACAGCAGGGCCATCGCGATGCGCAGGCCCGCGACGGGGCGGCCGTGGCGCAATTCCTGCACTGGCTGAGCGAAGAAGCCCCCAAGGGCAGCGAGACGGAACTGTCCGCCTGCGCGAAGCTGCGCGAATTCCGCGAGGCGACCGGGGCACTGAGGGACCAGAGCTTCGACACGATCTCGGCAGCCGGCCCGCATGCCGCGATCCCGCATTATCGCGTGGACGAGGAAAGCAACCTGCCGATCGAGCCGGGCAGCATCTTCCTGTGCGATTCGGGCGGCCAGTATCTCGACGGGACCACGGACATCACCCGCACCGTCTGGATCGGGCCGGGCGAACCGGGTGCCGAGCAGCGGGACCGGTTCACGCGGGTCCTGAAAGGCCATATCGCCCTTGCGCAGGCACGCTTTCCCGACGGGACGCCTGGCGGCGCGCTCGACAGTTTCGCCCGCCAGTTCCTGTGGCAGGCCGGGATCGATTACGGGCACGGCACCGGGCACGGCGTCGGCAGCTATCTCGGCGTGCACGAAGGGCCGCAGCGCATCGCCAAGGCCAGCGGCCCGCAGCCGGGCACCGGAGAGCCGCTGCGCGCAGGGATGATCCTGTCGAACGAGCCCGGCTATTACAAGGCGGGTCACTACGGCATCCGGATCGAGAACCTCGTGCTGGTGGTCGAACAGGAGATCGAGAACGGCGAAGGCACGTCGCTCGGCTTTGAGACGCTGACATTCGTCCCCATCGACCGGACGCTGGTGGACCGCAGCCTGCTGACCGAGAGCGAGATCGAGTGGTGGAACAGCTACCACGCGCAGGTCCGCGACATCCTGGCACCGCAACTGGAAGGCGATGCGCTCGCATGGGTGGAAGAGGCCTGCAAACCCTTGTAG
- a CDS encoding cupin, which yields MADAFRLADSFVHLGSGATAVPQPPFSGMKWYAEYGERHGDGGREGRLVSLHRFEESWDSWEMHPVGSEVVICTEGAMVLTQEHADGRRDTVALGPGQYAINPPGVWHIADVETACTAIFITAGEGTEHRPR from the coding sequence ATGGCGGACGCGTTCCGCTTGGCGGACAGCTTCGTCCATCTCGGATCGGGTGCGACCGCCGTCCCGCAACCGCCGTTCTCCGGAATGAAATGGTATGCGGAGTACGGTGAGCGCCACGGGGACGGCGGGCGCGAAGGGCGGCTCGTCTCGCTCCATCGCTTCGAGGAAAGCTGGGACAGCTGGGAAATGCACCCCGTCGGCAGCGAAGTCGTCATCTGCACCGAGGGCGCGATGGTCCTGACGCAGGAACATGCCGACGGGCGACGCGACACCGTCGCGCTCGGCCCGGGCCAGTACGCGATCAATCCGCCCGGCGTCTGGCACATTGCCGATGTGGAAACCGCCTGCACCGCGATCTTCATTACCGCAGGCGAAGGCACCGAGCACCGGCCGCGGTAA
- a CDS encoding ATP-binding protein: MRFWPRSLLGQVLLAAAAALFVAQAISAVLLYRAAENRREESALTSAAFRLSENPDLRDLARERRAARRAAIAEARGSDRAEPDSRRRGGRLFRARREAQSPAMAGETSSPELERRLAALLENQGIEAAEVRAIVRRSGRDPVVREAAQDGSPFASDPDWADRRILVSAIRLAGEDGWRVVRSPLSGRDDRAVGPILFQTAIIFCILMGVLFVLLRRITRPLGQLTRRTRQFARTQDASNPLEPSGPEDIETLITAHNALEARIVAMLDEKDVMLGAIGHDLKTPLAALRVRIESVEDDGQRAKMAEGIEDIAATLDDILSLARIGRSDGPPEPVELSALVASVVEEYEDLGEPVDLLHTARLVRPVHLTWLKRALRNLIGNALRYGHRARVALLTEGKFVVLRVEDDGPGIAEGQIDRMFEPFQRGETSRNRTTGGAGLGLTLARAIAEQHGGKLVLANRAEGGLRAELRLPKD, from the coding sequence ATGCGGTTCTGGCCCCGGAGCCTGCTGGGCCAAGTCCTGCTGGCCGCCGCTGCCGCCCTGTTCGTGGCGCAGGCGATTTCGGCCGTGCTGCTGTACCGCGCGGCCGAGAACCGGCGCGAGGAATCGGCGCTGACCTCGGCGGCCTTCCGCCTTTCCGAAAATCCCGACCTGCGGGACTTGGCGCGCGAACGCCGCGCCGCGCGCAGGGCGGCAATCGCCGAAGCGCGCGGATCGGACCGGGCGGAACCCGACAGCCGCCGCCGCGGGGGCCGACTGTTCCGCGCGCGGCGCGAAGCCCAATCCCCCGCCATGGCCGGCGAGACCTCCTCGCCCGAACTCGAGCGGCGCCTCGCTGCCTTGCTGGAAAACCAAGGCATCGAAGCGGCCGAAGTCCGCGCGATCGTGCGGCGGTCCGGCCGGGACCCGGTCGTCCGGGAAGCGGCACAGGACGGGTCCCCTTTCGCCAGCGACCCGGACTGGGCCGACCGCAGGATACTGGTCAGCGCGATCAGGCTGGCCGGAGAAGACGGCTGGCGCGTCGTCCGCTCGCCGCTGTCCGGGCGGGACGATCGGGCCGTCGGACCCATCCTGTTCCAGACCGCGATCATATTCTGCATCCTGATGGGCGTGCTGTTCGTCCTGCTGCGCCGCATCACGCGTCCATTGGGCCAGCTGACGCGCCGGACCCGCCAGTTCGCCCGGACGCAGGACGCATCCAATCCGCTCGAGCCGAGCGGTCCGGAGGATATCGAGACTTTGATCACGGCCCACAACGCGCTCGAAGCGCGGATCGTCGCCATGCTGGACGAAAAGGACGTGATGCTGGGCGCGATCGGCCACGACCTGAAGACGCCGCTGGCGGCCCTTCGCGTGCGCATCGAATCGGTCGAGGATGATGGCCAGCGCGCCAAGATGGCCGAAGGCATCGAGGATATCGCCGCGACTCTCGACGACATCCTGTCCCTCGCCCGGATCGGCAGGTCGGACGGGCCGCCCGAGCCGGTGGAACTGTCCGCCCTGGTCGCATCCGTGGTCGAGGAATACGAGGATCTGGGCGAGCCGGTCGACCTGTTGCACACCGCCCGGCTGGTGCGTCCGGTCCACCTCACATGGCTCAAGCGCGCACTGCGCAATCTCATCGGCAATGCGCTGCGCTACGGACACCGGGCCCGGGTTGCCCTGCTGACCGAGGGCAAGTTCGTAGTCCTGCGAGTGGAGGATGACGGGCCGGGTATCGCCGAAGGCCAGATCGACCGGATGTTCGAGCCGTTCCAGCGCGGCGAGACGAGCCGCAATCGGACGACCGGTGGAGCGGGCCTCGGACTGACGCTGGCCCGCGCGATCGCGGAGCAGCATGGCGGGAAGCTGGTGCTGGCCAATCGGGCCGAAGGCGGCCTGCGCGCCGAACTGCGCTTGCCGAAGGACTGA
- a CDS encoding response regulator, with translation MTDAVPVSILLVDDEQTLREPLAEYLVRQGFDVREADSAAAARSALLEQDADIVLLDVMMPGEDGLSLCRHLVEAKDLPVILLTAKGEATDRIVGLEIGADDYVTKPFEPRELVARIRSVLRRAARGPATTADEDAGYQFEGWHLDTLKRKLTDPDGATISISTAEFRLLRAFLDHPRQVMDRDTLLDMVQGREAHMFDRAVDNQVARLRRKIEQDSRDPQLIQTVRGGGYRFATDVRRTAKAG, from the coding sequence ATGACCGACGCCGTGCCCGTTTCCATCCTGCTGGTCGATGACGAGCAGACCTTACGCGAACCCCTGGCGGAATATCTCGTCCGCCAAGGGTTCGACGTGCGCGAGGCAGACAGCGCGGCTGCGGCGCGCAGCGCCCTGCTGGAACAGGACGCCGACATCGTCCTGCTCGACGTGATGATGCCGGGCGAGGACGGCCTGTCCCTGTGCCGGCACCTGGTGGAGGCGAAGGACCTTCCGGTCATCCTGCTGACCGCGAAGGGCGAAGCGACCGACCGGATCGTGGGGCTGGAAATCGGCGCGGACGATTACGTCACCAAGCCGTTTGAGCCGCGCGAACTGGTCGCCCGCATCAGGTCGGTCCTGCGCCGCGCCGCGCGCGGGCCCGCCACCACGGCGGACGAGGATGCGGGTTACCAGTTCGAAGGCTGGCACCTCGATACGCTGAAGCGCAAGCTGACCGATCCGGACGGCGCGACCATAAGCATCTCGACGGCCGAATTCCGCCTCCTGCGTGCCTTCCTCGATCACCCGCGCCAAGTCATGGACCGCGACACGCTACTCGACATGGTGCAGGGCCGCGAGGCGCACATGTTCGATCGCGCGGTGGACAACCAGGTCGCGCGCCTGCGCCGCAAGATCGAGCAGGACAGCCGCGATCCGCAGCTTATCCAGACCGTGCGCGGCGGCGGCTACCGGTTCGCCACCGACGTGCGCCGGACCGCGAAGGCTGGCTGA
- a CDS encoding helicase HerA-like domain-containing protein has product MGQIFLGLADNGERQSLDLSRANRHGLVAGATGTGKTVTLQGLAESFSESGVPVFVADVKGDLSGIAMPGSPTFRHADKLESRARELGMEDYAYSDNPAIFWDLYGEQGHPIRTTVSEMGPLLLSRLLELNETQEGVLQIVFRYADENGLLLLDFGDLQSMLAWAHENAAELSGQYGNVSKQSVGAIQRQLLSFESQGADRFFGEPALEIDDFLKTDENGRGYVNILAADRLMRSPKLYATFLLWLLAELFESLPEVGDPEKPKLVFFFDEAHLLFDDAPAALQDKIEQVVRLIRSKGVGVYFVTQNPIDIPEEVAGQLGNRVQHALRAFTKRDQRAIRAAAETFRINEHLDTEQVITELKVGEALVSTLDEDGAPTVVQRTLIKPPRSRLGPLTPKERAIIQSVSPVEGKYDTLVDRESAEEILLAKAEDAAVTAEEVAEQGEEEVRKRPRKSTSIWGKALSRGTKTAASSAAGMAARRITGKKSRANPTASGITSAVGSIATDLAGPIAGSFVRNLIGGLMR; this is encoded by the coding sequence GGCTGGCGGAAAGTTTCTCCGAAAGCGGCGTGCCGGTCTTCGTCGCCGACGTGAAGGGCGACCTGTCGGGCATCGCCATGCCCGGCTCGCCCACCTTCAGGCATGCCGACAAGCTGGAATCGCGGGCGCGCGAACTGGGCATGGAGGATTACGCCTACTCGGACAATCCGGCGATTTTCTGGGACCTCTACGGCGAACAGGGTCACCCGATCCGCACCACGGTCAGCGAGATGGGGCCGCTCCTGCTGTCGCGCCTGCTCGAACTGAACGAAACGCAGGAAGGCGTCCTGCAAATCGTCTTCCGCTACGCCGACGAGAACGGCCTGTTGCTGCTCGATTTCGGGGACCTGCAGTCCATGCTGGCCTGGGCGCATGAGAACGCGGCCGAACTTTCGGGCCAGTACGGGAATGTCAGCAAGCAGAGCGTCGGTGCGATCCAGCGCCAGCTTCTGAGCTTCGAGAGCCAGGGTGCAGATCGGTTCTTCGGCGAGCCGGCACTGGAAATAGACGACTTCCTGAAGACGGACGAGAACGGGCGCGGATACGTCAACATTCTCGCCGCGGACCGGCTGATGCGCAGCCCCAAACTCTACGCCACGTTCCTGCTGTGGCTGCTGGCGGAACTGTTCGAGAGCCTGCCCGAAGTGGGGGACCCAGAAAAGCCGAAGCTGGTGTTCTTCTTCGACGAGGCGCACCTCCTGTTCGACGATGCACCCGCCGCGCTGCAGGACAAGATCGAGCAGGTCGTGCGCCTGATCCGGTCCAAGGGGGTGGGCGTCTATTTCGTGACTCAGAACCCGATCGACATCCCGGAAGAAGTCGCCGGCCAGCTCGGTAACCGGGTGCAGCATGCGCTGCGCGCCTTCACCAAGCGGGACCAGCGCGCGATCCGCGCTGCGGCCGAGACGTTCCGCATCAACGAGCATCTCGACACCGAACAGGTGATCACCGAACTCAAGGTGGGCGAGGCGCTGGTTTCCACGCTGGACGAGGACGGCGCGCCGACAGTCGTGCAGCGCACGCTGATCAAGCCCCCGCGCAGCCGGCTGGGTCCGCTGACGCCCAAGGAGCGCGCGATCATCCAGTCGGTCAGTCCGGTCGAAGGCAAGTACGACACGCTGGTGGACCGCGAGAGCGCCGAGGAAATCCTGCTCGCCAAGGCGGAGGATGCGGCGGTGACAGCCGAGGAAGTGGCGGAGCAGGGCGAGGAGGAAGTCCGCAAGCGCCCGCGCAAGAGCACCAGCATCTGGGGCAAGGCCTTGTCGCGCGGGACGAAGACGGCGGCCAGTTCCGCCGCCGGGATGGCTGCACGGCGGATCACGGGCAAGAAATCGCGCGCCAATCCGACCGCTTCGGGCATCACTTCGGCCGTAGGATCGATCGCGACCGACTTGGCCGGCCCGATCGCGGGCAGCTTCGTGCGCAACCTGATCGGCGGCCTGATGCGCTAG
- a CDS encoding VOC family protein, which translates to MIGYVTLGTNDIEAAAPLYDAIAAEMGFGRMMDFGSFIAWGNWEVPGVALTKPFDGNAASVGNGTMVALQAKDRDQVDRIHAIALSHGGSDEGAPGPRGEPDDKGETFYAAYFRDCDGNKLNAFCMVRD; encoded by the coding sequence ATGATCGGATATGTGACGCTTGGGACCAATGACATCGAAGCGGCCGCGCCGCTCTACGATGCGATTGCTGCGGAAATGGGCTTCGGCCGGATGATGGACTTCGGCAGTTTCATCGCCTGGGGGAACTGGGAAGTGCCAGGGGTCGCCCTGACCAAGCCCTTCGACGGGAACGCGGCCTCGGTGGGCAACGGCACTATGGTCGCCCTGCAGGCGAAGGACCGGGACCAGGTCGACAGGATCCACGCGATCGCCCTTTCCCATGGCGGTAGCGACGAGGGCGCGCCAGGTCCGCGCGGCGAACCGGACGACAAGGGCGAAACCTTCTACGCCGCTTATTTCCGCGACTGCGACGGCAACAAGCTCAACGCCTTCTGCATGGTGCGCGACTGA